The region TTAAGCTTCTGCCTGGCCATCTCCTCCTTTCGGAAAACAGAGAGGACGAGAAGAGTGACGCACACTCATTCATCGGCCACTGCGGGGATCTATTCAAGCATCCATCCAGCTGAGCAAGTCAGACTTGGTTAGTAAGGTAGTTAGACTTCAGCACATTGTGCCTGGTCTGCCCTTCAAAGAATCCCACATCCAGTtcagctttctttctttcaaagcATGGTTGCTTAATGCCGAGTTGTCCATGTttcaatatattatataaaaatgtttattcaaaaaaacaaacccaaaaaacaaatgaaaagttaTTGGTAATCACTTGCAATATATACCAAGACAATTATGTACAGACTCCATGCGGCTGGTTAGTCATAGTCATCACTGCAAAGGAAGCATAAAGGGGAGAAACGATTAGTTGCTTAGTAATCACAATATTATTACGATCTATTTGGTTTCAACTCACGGCTtcaaatgtgcaaaatgttAGAACTACACACTCATACAGTGGTATGCATATAAATTATCAAATAAACGTGTATAAATAAGATTAGTTAATCATTGAATGTCTTGTCTTTGTGGTGTATTTAGGAATGTAGCATTTAAGAATCATTGCATAAAATACAGTAGTATTTCCATGTATGTTTTACGCCACGTCTCAACATAACATGATTGTAATTGGGGTTTGTAATTCTCCCAGTTAGTCGTCATTAAAGGGGAATTGGTTCACAGTAAACTGAATGCCCTTTTAGATTCCTCACCTTGTGCCAGCAGCCTGGTATGGGCAACCCATCACGTCCCTGCGCAGTAACAACAACAGACAGATGTTTCATCAACAAGccacaaaatgtacaaaaatgaaacatttggcTTAATCtttacagtggatataaaagtctacacacccctgttcaaatgcaagGTTTTTGTAAAATGCCCCTGATAACCTAAGAAGATTAACGTGCACTTTTcctcaagtttatttttttttctagcagaagcctgaggttttttttttcttcctcatgcTGACTGTTATTTggaacagttcatattttcctcCACCTAGACTGAGGCCCAGGTCCAACTACAGTTTAGTTTTAGCACACTCTTTCAGGTTTCTGATTGAAAGAAACACATATAaggaaatgttatttatttggAGTTATCAGTGCACTGTAACCAGTGCCAAGTGTGTGCTGACCATTTAACATGAGTTGTATTATGTTGTGACATGTAACCAGTAACATGTTGTGTTACTGGTTACTGAGCACAGCCATAGCTCCAGTTAGAAGAGGGTGTGCGCATTTGTGAAACTACATGATcacagttgtttatttttacttccctcttaattattattatttttattttacatttgagtTGCACAGGTTAAAAAACTGAAAGTATTTACATCGGTCTCATCTTGAGAAAAACCTGcctaaaaacatgcctttctaaaaaagaaaacaaaagacttTCCATACAACGCCCGTTTGGGGTTGACACGTTTCCCAGAATTTTGGACCTCAAAGTTCGTGTAAAATTGAGATTTAAGTGTAGTTTCATTTCCAGCCAGAGGATACCCAATCGATTaataaaaaatctaaatttgCCAGGGTAGCAATCGTATCCGGATTTTGGTTCCTTCTACAAATGGCCTTTCCCCAAGTATAACTAAGACTTTTGTGAATATTCATCTTAGTGTCACCAAACAACCAACAGGCAGTCAACAAAGACCTGCAAATGAAATAAACGCACGATTGCCAGCAGATGAAGGAGCAGATATACCATACCAGAGGACAGAGGGCCACAGGAGCGGAAGGAGGAAGAAcaggaggtggaggagaagaAAGCGCTCCTTTCACAGACAGATCTTTTTTGTCATCACAACCCTGTTAGCATGAGTCAGTTACACATTCACAACTTGGAGGAAGAAACTTGCAGAGAGGTAGAAAATTGGAATTTGAAGTCAAAGAGAAACATGAAAAAGTAAGACACGACAGAGATACATTAAGTAGTGGTCAATAATCTGGGGCTTCGTACCACAGGACAGGGTTGATCCAGGCCTGGAGGACCCTGTTCTCCCTTCTGACCCTTCAGCCCTCTCTTCCCAACACTTCCTCTGTCACCCtggacaaagacaaaaacacttCAAGCAACCAACATCTACGATTAATCACATATGAGTTCATTTACACAAAAATTATGCTTTAcagattaaaatgttttattttaaatgaaccTGTCAGAGAGGTTTCAACATTTGACTGTTCAACAGAATTTTAAACTGAATTCACCTTCCTACAACCACATTTGATGCAGCTCACCGAGCTTCTCTGAGGAGTCAGAAATACATTTCGCACAACAttcaaaacctaaaaaaaatcttaaaaaggGTTAGTTATTTAGTGACTAATGGGGTTTACTATTCAGCCTCCTTTTCAGAACTTTCACAGATAGAGATTTCTAAATAGTGGGGTCTCAACTATTACAGTAACATTACAATGATTATCACTGCTGTTAACTTCGGGCAGGCATGAATATAGGCATAAATCTTGGGTGATGGTCAAATACATTGTGAAACACACTACTGTATGCGCCATTAATGTTTGATCCAGCTTTGGCATTGGATTGATCACTGACTGTGTCAAAAGTTAATGTGTGGCAATAGAATATCACTGGTTCTGGTGCTTGAGAAAATATTTCTGGTTTCCCTTTGTACCAACCTTATCTCCCCGTTCTCCCCTGTCACCTTTCTCTCCCATGAGGCCTGGGAAACCCTGCAAAGAGATCAACAAAAAGGTCAGAGGGCAGCTTCTGTGCAGGATAATTCTAAATTCCCATTGAGACGCTACTCACGTCAAGTCCAGGTTCCCCTGGCCTGCCCTGTGAACAGGTACACATAACGAATGTCAGTTTTACAATGATAGGTGCTCCAATTGTGGAAGTGATCAGCCGCCTACCTTTTCTCCTTTGGCCCCTGGAAGACCCACTAAGCCCGGGGATCCAGGTGCACCTTGCAGACCATCCAATCCCTGCGATTACAGCACAAAAGCACCTTATCATTGCTGCATCACGTCTGTTTCCTTAACATTATGCTTGCATTGGCGAGGCGTTACTCACTTTGGGTCCTGGAGAACCGGGGTCCCCCCTCTCCCCTTTTATCCCAAATCCTGGCTCTCCCTATATTGCAATAAAGGAATTTAAGCAGCAAACAACATGACACGGCAGCCACAAAATAACTGAAAGGTTGCCTTTCATGCTTACCTTTGGACCAGGCATTCCATGCAGaccctgaaaaacaaaaggagTATATGTATAATTGCTTAAATCTTTTGCTGCTTGCAGTAATGATAAGAGCACTCACCATGGATCCAGGAGCTCCTGGTGGACCTGGTGGGCCTGGCTGTGAAATCATTTGAACCTGTGCCAATAAAAATCAAAGGAGCATTGTGTAAAATCACAAGTGAGGAAGGAATCGATCACAGTACATACTCGTCATCATTTAGATTTCTGCCTCATCGTTCTGTGAATGCAAGTTAAGCCTTATCTTGACAACTGAAGCTTTTACATTCAACTTTTTCGGGAATTACTTAGGATCCATTATTATAAAAAACAATAGTCAAGACTGAAAGAGGGGAAATAAAAATGTGCGCGGTCCACTGACCAGGTTGTCGTCCAGTCTGCAGTCACCTTTCTCTCCTTTCTGTCCATCCATGCCCTGTGTGGCAAAGCCCAAGATGAACTTGAACCAAAACATCTCTCAGTATgaacaataccaacaaatacaaacaccCATCGCAAAAATTTGTTTAATGACTAACTCTCTGGCTATGTCAATCAAAAGGGAGCTTTACGTGTTTTTAACGACAGTTGCCAATACAGAGTAGTTCTTCTATTGGATTTCAGTTGATTGAGCCGCTGTACCAAAAGAACTGACTAGTAAGTGTATTTTCTCACAACTTACCGTGGGACCAGAAAGGCCCATCTCTCCCTTTTCTCCTCTTTCACCTTCTGGTCCTATTCCTCCCACATCACCTTTAGATCCCTGGTGGAAAAAAAGTATACATATTTAGTGAACAaccaaaaacaacacatttcttGACTTTCTTTTCTGTACCTTCTCCCCATCCATTCCAGCGGTACCAGGTAAACCAAGCTctccctgaagaaaaaaaaaaaaagaacctctTAATGATTATGGCCTAAAGTAAAGTCAGCCCTTAACAAACCTACCAGCATGTAATTGagtataaattattattatgatgactATAATTAAATTGTGATTAttatattatgattattattatcattattgctCTACCTTTTCTCCTTGAAGACCTGGGGGGCCAGGTGGTCCAGGTGGGCCCTAGTGAAACAAGcaacaacaaagaaattgtGTTATGCTTTTGACCAAACCTTCTCTGCCATGTAAACTTGTGAGCTGGTTAATGGTAGAATGCCTAGCTGCAGCCAGTAACTACCAATAAATTTTTTTATTACAGAATACTATACTGTAAGTCTGTATATTACACTTACTAGACCCAACACTGAGTACACTCAATCAGAAGATATCCACTTAACATGATCTTTATGTGGAGACTGATCTGATTGTGGTTGAAATGTTCATCAAGTTGattcaaacaatttttttattcattatcaCGGAATATAAAAAGGCAACACAAATATTAGAAAGTCTCAGTATATTACATGCTGTTCAACATAACTTTAAATTCCAACCTCATCATCATTTACGATGAAACCATACAATGcctttttaaaatcaaacaatTTTTAAACTAAATACAAACTCCACGTCAGTATTAGTGTGTAGCAAGAGGCGCGCCTTGGGTGTGTCGAGAGGGAAGTGATGTTCAAACACACAGAAACACCATGCTGCTTGATATATTGTGAGGCACCAGATGGCATGAAAGCACACTCTAAGTCAACGTGACAAATGCTGTTGATGTTTCCGCATGAGCATGCTTTTGTGATCTTGGCTCTAATGGATATGAGCTTTGTAGCTCTTCCCACATGGGCAGCAGACAAGTTCTTAATTAAAGCTTTTCCATTATGGTCTCAAGAATGACATTTAATACAGTGTTAAGCATTTCAGGCTTGTTCAGCATGTGTGTTAGTCACTGCTGACACCACCAACGCCCATGCAAAAACAGTTGCAGATTACCGAAACACTGATTGTGTTGATGGCCTGTGAAACAAAGATATCATGCAGCATGACCATCTTGCTTTTTTCATTTAAGTTGTCTATGATATGTAATGACATCATGACACTCAAAATGGAATAAATGTAAAGTCAATGGAAGCCTTTGGAGAAGTTTCTGAGATGAAAGGcagtataaataaacttgacttgattgacTTTCAAATTGCATTATTTTTGGGGTGTTTTGTTGGTTCCATTGTATCACAAAATTGATAGAATGTTGTTCTCTCACCTGGAACGCATCAAGAAGCTTGCCATTAAAGTCAATGATGTCAGAGGGGCCTGAACTGCCCTTTTCACCAGGATAACCCtagaaaaacatgaaaaatgatACACATAGAGACATATAAATATTGTATATATACACAGAGACAGTAGAATATACAAAACGCAAAGCATAATACAATAATATACAGTGACAAAtacataaaaatgttttaatgtcaATAAATACTGTGGTAGTTGGAGAGCCAAGCGATTTTTCCCCATTTTTAGTACTTGGTGCAAAGGTTTCCAATTCTGGCATACTTTTAATGAGTGTGGGTCCTCAAGGAGAACCAAATAAGCAATTTTGATGTCATGCTGAAGGCGGTTGGTAAACTACTTTTGGGTGATACACTCACCATGTGACCTTGTAGGCCTTGTTCTCCTACTTCTCCTTTATCTCCCTGTGTGGTACAAAGATATTGTTAAATGCACACAAAACAGATAAAGCAAATACAATTCTAATGTTTGGAGTTGACCCTTTGCTTGAATATCTTACTTTTAATCCTGGCAGTCCATCCATGCCccgctcgcctttttctccCATTCCCGCCTCGCCCTATTTCATACACAGTAAATCACATATGTGGTTCAGCACATGCCAGGAGATAAgaatgtggggggaaaaagataCAATATCTCTTGATCTATGTACCTTTTGTCCTGGAGGACCCTGTGGTCCAGGATATCCAGGTTCCCCATCTTCTCCCTGAGAGTGAAAAACAACCAATTCagtgttcatttttttaaccACTTGCACAATGCAGGTACAGGGCATCAGACTCCTAGTATCCAAATGTGTAAGTCAGTATTACACTCACCGACTTCCCGGGCAATCCTTGAGGTCCCTAAAGCAGAAATGTTACAACAaaaatctttcactttttttagttaaggcaaataaaaatgattacAAGGCAGCAATAAAAATGAGTTGGCATAAGAgtcaaacagaaacaaaagaaTGTGATCTATATTCACCTCAATGCCATCACGACCTTGAAAACCCTAAAGGCACACAGGAAAAGAATTAGAACGAGTCACTTGGACTGGTCGTACATGGCCACTAGATAGCAGTATTCAACAAGGAAAACAACGCCGAATTGCAAGTGCAGGATACTGTTAATGATAAATGGAGCAACAATCCACCAGTGTCCCATTAATGGAGACAGATGAATGTTCAATGATGACCTTCAGAAGATTTAAAAGCAGCTGGACACTTGAAACACAATTTGCGCTGGAGTGCTCGCTATAATCATCAGACCAATGGGAACTATCTTATCACCACATCAGCT is a window of Syngnathus typhle isolate RoL2023-S1 ecotype Sweden linkage group LG1, RoL_Styp_1.0, whole genome shotgun sequence DNA encoding:
- the LOC133152908 gene encoding LOW QUALITY PROTEIN: collagen alpha-1(XXIII) chain-like (The sequence of the model RefSeq protein was modified relative to this genomic sequence to represent the inferred CDS: substituted 1 base at 1 genomic stop codon), which translates into the protein MDSLRDSAGDSKPNACQCAPKSDVHRWSPGLPVAMCILMSLCSISVCLLMSFKTLQLEQRLKMELDRVPIFRAGHGSFLNEDGSLVPELSASVGKLVEEKVMVLMPKIRTTRDVGQECACPAGPPGKRGRMGRRGEPGKXSPQPGKSGRDGYPGPLGLDGKPGIPGLKGNQGPAGPKGEKGDQGDIGPRMVYPRFDHGFLSGDQSSTFQRRFLKGDQGQAGPAGPPGPPGTSGPRGPPGNTGKDGPRGPPGEPGFQGRDGIEGPQGLPGKSGEDGEPGYPGPQGPPGQKGEAGMGEKGERGMDGLPGLKGDKGEVGEQGLQGHMGYPGEKGSSGPSDIIDFNGKLLDAFQAINTISVSGPPGPPGPPGLQGEKGELGLPGTAGMDGEKGSKGDVGGIGPEGERGEKGEMGLSGPTGMDGQKGEKGDCRLDDNLVQMISQPGPPGPPGAPGSMGLHGMPGPKGEPGFGIKGERGDPGSPGPKGLDGLQGAPGSPGLVGLPGAKGEKGRPGEPGLDGFPGLMGEKGDRGERGDKGDRGSVGKRGLKGQKGEQGPPGLDQPCPVGCDDKKDLSVKGALSSPPPPVLPPSAPVALCPLGRDGLPIPGCWHKEEMARQKLKRKRLIQP